Proteins from a single region of Cytophagaceae bacterium:
- a CDS encoding polysaccharide biosynthesis protein yields MVKFLYKFNDRFVSKWLVLSVDMFIVGLAFLLATAIRFNFKLTYTDPFLFKYHLVGVIFIKSLVFLLLGSYKGIIRHTSVEDAKLLFKASLFSSMLIYLLSWIDIKFYSNYFHIPLSIVIIDFFVLSLGLVASRFLIKAVYESLLNTFKSNKAVIIYGSGQLGMITKNTLQNDRKNLYQILCFVDDNPNKTGKTIEGIKVLNKEEVKKVIENKRHLDIELIMAVQAISPIRKSEIADEFMDLGLKIRMVPPVSHWINGQLSVNQIQNIRIEDLLERPTIQINNRLVNDYLESKVVMITGAAGSIGSEIVRQILTFHPTQIILVDQAESPLYDLETEFSRLKYKTKGEVSLKYEIRNIINAVQMEKLFQKYRPQIVFHAAAYKHVPMMEENPFKAAEVNTMGTAMLAKLASKYKAEKFVFISTDKAVNPTNVMGASKRLAEMYVQSLNSHHENETRFVVTRFGNVLGSNGSVIPLFKKQIEKGGPVTVTHKDIIRYFMTIPEACQLVLEAGTMGKGGEIYVFDMGVPVKILDLAERMIRLSGFEPYTQIPIEFSGLRAGEKLYEELLGDKETTLPTHHPKIMVAKLKAGDFMELDKAFTDTRTELNNMTPAEIVQYLKRMVPEFISKNSVYEIFDKSNV; encoded by the coding sequence ATGGTAAAATTTTTATACAAATTCAACGATCGTTTCGTCTCCAAATGGCTGGTATTGTCGGTGGATATGTTTATTGTTGGCCTGGCTTTCTTGTTGGCCACAGCTATTCGTTTTAATTTTAAGCTGACCTATACCGATCCTTTTTTATTTAAATACCATTTGGTGGGGGTTATTTTTATTAAATCCTTAGTGTTTCTTTTGCTTGGATCCTATAAAGGGATTATCCGCCACACGAGTGTAGAGGATGCCAAATTGCTTTTTAAAGCTTCCCTTTTTAGCTCAATGCTTATTTATTTGCTTTCCTGGATTGATATTAAATTTTATTCCAATTATTTTCATATTCCGCTCTCCATTGTAATTATTGACTTTTTTGTTCTCTCACTGGGTTTAGTGGCTAGCAGGTTTTTGATCAAAGCAGTGTATGAAAGCCTGCTCAATACCTTTAAGTCCAATAAAGCGGTGATTATTTATGGTTCCGGTCAATTGGGTATGATAACCAAGAATACCCTGCAAAATGACCGGAAGAATCTCTATCAAATCTTATGTTTTGTGGATGACAATCCCAATAAAACCGGCAAGACAATTGAGGGTATTAAAGTGCTGAATAAAGAAGAGGTTAAAAAAGTAATTGAGAACAAACGGCATTTGGATATTGAATTGATTATGGCTGTACAGGCCATCTCTCCCATAAGAAAAAGTGAAATAGCCGATGAGTTTATGGATCTGGGACTAAAAATCAGAATGGTACCCCCGGTAAGTCATTGGATCAATGGTCAGTTGAGTGTCAATCAGATTCAGAATATCAGAATTGAAGATTTACTGGAGAGGCCCACCATACAAATCAACAATCGGCTGGTGAATGATTATCTGGAATCTAAAGTGGTTATGATTACTGGTGCTGCAGGTTCTATAGGAAGTGAAATTGTCAGACAGATCCTTACCTTCCATCCCACCCAAATAATCCTGGTGGATCAGGCCGAATCTCCTTTGTATGATCTGGAGACTGAATTTTCCCGACTGAAATATAAAACCAAAGGGGAAGTAAGTTTGAAATATGAAATCCGCAACATCATCAATGCCGTGCAGATGGAAAAATTATTTCAAAAATACCGCCCTCAAATCGTTTTTCATGCTGCAGCCTATAAGCATGTGCCTATGATGGAAGAGAACCCTTTCAAGGCAGCAGAAGTCAATACCATGGGTACTGCTATGCTTGCCAAACTGGCCAGTAAATACAAGGCAGAGAAATTTGTATTCATCTCGACCGATAAAGCGGTGAACCCCACCAATGTAATGGGAGCGAGTAAACGGTTGGCTGAGATGTATGTGCAAAGTCTGAATTCTCACCATGAAAATGAAACTCGATTTGTGGTTACCCGATTTGGCAATGTGTTGGGGAGTAATGGTTCAGTGATCCCTTTGTTTAAAAAGCAAATTGAAAAAGGAGGCCCGGTAACGGTAACCCACAAGGACATAATAAGGTATTTTATGACCATACCCGAAGCCTGTCAATTGGTATTGGAGGCAGGTACCATGGGTAAAGGGGGAGAAATATATGTATTTGACATGGGTGTGCCGGTAAAAATATTGGATCTGGCTGAAAGGATGATTCGATTGAGTGGCTTTGAACCTTATACCCAGATTCCCATCGAGTTTTCGGGCCTGAGAGCCGGAGAAAAACTGTATGAAGAATTATTGGGAGACAAAGAAACCACGTTACCAACCCATCATCCTAAAATCATGGTTGCTAAACTCAAGGCCGGAGATTTTATGGAACTGGATAAGGCTTTTACCGATACCCGAACGGAATTGAATAATATGACACCGGCCGAAATAGTACAGTATCTAAAAAGAATGGTGCCGGAATTTATCAGCAAGAATTCTGTATATGAAATTTTTGATAAAAGCAATGTCTGA
- a CDS encoding gliding motility-associated C-terminal domain-containing protein, translating into MALLLIMPGSVVLAQSQNLCNTLPAGAVSGAFEIDGNITSGCTPLTLKVKDLSGAEEVHYMFDYRDETSIQLDWIGSKDAEGAIINISDSPKDYKIIQYGKKGGQEMYTCKIVTVLPKPKVTYTQCNNFVTVFIPKQNLASNQKINFKLNTLADISLSIPDLPYNSGPKTVTYPSTLSFYYLDNSSQKICEVNQTITNNAYLNPNRGNISSIEMVSSTEAKMEFSGAFDPYGYYINLSEKHSPNPSVLLDKKPPGIYSFNLPDSSKSYCFSVSREENCGGTERSSFLCTIPFEPISPSPSENTLKWDTPPIQLNNSMVPLPPIFGNITVKNSIISKENNTRLPDDVISNTLLSKTYSIDCKKDYCYQLVSISEGIFMNQNFKGISKSLERCISRKTMLTPAITDILLNVTEDQKIEIDFKDDSGWPLAKDWYYLIKINKTDSVKTDSISTSPFHFKPHNADPSSEELCFRIQYKDICGSKSIPSPNVCNLVLKTDKNEDLLWNKAQPFGNSTIASFDLLEYLDNQNAVGKQYGINKSESSFQTNLDLFETEAKFRLKAISSPGKESHSNIVSIPIEALFYIPDAISMDGNHINDLLEMKGRFGRVKQTNFEIYDRWGSIIYSGTGKDWKPEGNLPAGTYFYKIFFSLTDKTYQSKSGKLEVLK; encoded by the coding sequence ATCACATCGGGTTGCACCCCCCTTACATTAAAAGTAAAAGACCTTTCCGGAGCGGAAGAAGTTCATTATATGTTTGATTACAGAGATGAAACCTCAATACAACTGGATTGGATTGGAAGTAAAGATGCTGAAGGTGCCATCATTAATATAAGTGACAGCCCTAAAGATTATAAAATTATCCAGTATGGCAAAAAAGGTGGGCAGGAAATGTACACCTGTAAAATTGTAACGGTATTACCTAAACCCAAAGTAACTTATACCCAATGTAATAATTTTGTTACCGTTTTTATTCCCAAACAAAATCTGGCCTCCAATCAGAAAATTAATTTTAAATTAAACACCCTGGCGGATATTTCTTTATCTATTCCGGATTTACCCTATAATTCCGGTCCAAAAACGGTTACTTATCCTTCGACCTTAAGCTTTTATTATTTGGACAATTCCAGCCAAAAAATTTGTGAAGTAAATCAAACCATTACCAATAATGCATATCTAAACCCAAATCGGGGAAATATTTCTTCAATTGAAATGGTTTCTTCGACGGAAGCAAAAATGGAGTTTTCCGGTGCTTTTGACCCATATGGTTATTATATAAATTTATCTGAAAAACATTCTCCAAATCCTTCTGTTCTTTTAGATAAAAAACCACCCGGTATTTATTCTTTCAATTTGCCGGATTCAAGCAAATCTTATTGTTTTTCTGTTTCGAGAGAAGAAAATTGCGGGGGCACCGAAAGATCATCATTTTTGTGTACGATTCCATTTGAACCTATTTCCCCGTCTCCTTCAGAAAACACCTTGAAATGGGACACCCCACCTATTCAGCTCAACAACAGCATGGTTCCATTACCTCCTATTTTTGGGAATATTACTGTAAAAAATTCAATAATAAGCAAAGAAAATAACACCCGACTACCCGACGATGTAATTTCAAATACTCTTTTATCTAAAACATATTCCATAGATTGTAAAAAAGATTATTGTTATCAGCTGGTTTCAATTTCAGAGGGAATATTTATGAATCAAAATTTCAAGGGCATTTCAAAATCACTTGAAAGATGTATTTCGAGAAAAACCATGCTGACCCCTGCCATTACAGATATTCTTCTGAATGTAACTGAAGACCAAAAAATTGAGATCGATTTTAAGGATGATTCGGGTTGGCCCTTGGCGAAGGATTGGTATTACTTGATTAAAATAAATAAAACAGATTCTGTAAAAACAGACAGTATAAGTACCAGTCCTTTTCATTTCAAACCTCATAATGCAGATCCCTCATCAGAAGAGCTTTGCTTTAGAATTCAATACAAGGATATTTGTGGAAGTAAATCCATTCCTTCTCCGAATGTTTGTAATCTAGTCCTGAAAACAGACAAAAATGAGGATTTACTCTGGAATAAAGCCCAACCTTTTGGAAATTCGACCATTGCTTCTTTTGACCTGCTGGAATATTTAGACAACCAAAATGCGGTCGGTAAGCAATATGGTATAAATAAATCAGAATCAAGTTTTCAAACCAACCTTGATCTATTTGAGACAGAGGCAAAATTCAGACTGAAGGCTATTTCCTCTCCGGGCAAAGAGAGCCATTCCAATATCGTATCCATACCCATTGAAGCATTATTTTATATACCTGATGCTATTTCAATGGATGGAAACCATATTAATGACTTATTGGAAATGAAAGGCAGATTTGGAAGAGTGAAACAAACCAACTTTGAAATCTATGATCGATGGGGAAGCATAATATATTCCGGTACAGGAAAAGATTGGAAACCGGAAGGAAATTTGCCCGCCGGTACTTATTTTTACAAAATATTTTTTTCACTCACCGACAAAACTTATCAAAGTAAATCGGGAAAGCTGGAAGTTTTGAAATAA